A stretch of Desulfuromonadales bacterium DNA encodes these proteins:
- the mftB gene encoding mycofactocin biosynthesis chaperone MftB (MftB, a small protein, is a peptide chaperone that assists the radical SAM enzyme MftC in performing two modifications to the C-terminal Val-Tyr dipeptide of the mycofactocin precursor peptide, MftA. MftB's role is analogous to the role of PqqD in the biosynthesis of PQQ, a cofactor that derives entirely from a Tyr and a Glu in the precursor PqqA.), with the protein MAAAGIRLHPACRVRQEGFGLLFYDSRGPRLLFAETGRLLSTDFFATVRSLDDLPAGLSEQEQRILKKFLSQLLEKGFLREQSIC; encoded by the coding sequence ATGGCGGCGGCAGGCATCCGGCTGCATCCCGCCTGCCGCGTCAGGCAAGAGGGGTTCGGCCTCCTGTTTTACGATTCCAGGGGGCCGCGCCTTCTCTTCGCCGAAACCGGCAGACTGCTTTCCACCGATTTCTTCGCCACCGTCCGGAGCCTGGACGACCTCCCTGCCGGGCTGTCGGAGCAGGAGCAGCGAATTTTGAAGAAATTTCTGTCGCAACTTCTGGAAAAGGGATTTCTCCGTGAGCAATCGATTTGTTGA
- the mftC gene encoding mycofactocin radical SAM maturase (MftC is a radical SAM/SPASM enzyme that catalyzes the first two steps in biosynthesis of the electron carrier mycofactocin from the terminal Val-Tyr dipeptide of the precursor peptide MftA.), whose amino-acid sequence MSNRFVEKGLRSPVNLTWEVTFACNLRCRHCLSASDEPAPDEMTTGEALDLVEQLHHAGVFQINFGGGEPFLRPDFEEILAACHGKGIMTCISTNGTLLDPARVARLAASRLVAIQVSLDGASRETCDAIRGQGVFDRAIKAVELLAASSIPTSINTVLTAQNAGEIPALHELARSLGVSLRVSRFRPSGRGADNWEDLRPTPAQLLAFSAWLADSGDVRTGDSFFSLTTQERQGLGLNLCGAAKLTCCVGPTGNMYPCAFLQTDRFKAGSLRDNSFQEIWDDSEIYASFRSLRIHSCEECRRFDQCHGGCPAVAWHLKNDINGGDPECLERCVTSIADTSRTQAA is encoded by the coding sequence GTGAGCAATCGATTTGTTGAAAAGGGACTCCGCTCCCCCGTCAATCTGACCTGGGAAGTGACTTTCGCCTGCAACCTGCGTTGCCGCCATTGTCTGTCGGCTTCCGACGAGCCGGCGCCGGACGAAATGACGACCGGCGAAGCTCTGGACCTGGTGGAACAATTGCACCACGCCGGCGTCTTTCAAATCAATTTCGGCGGCGGCGAGCCTTTCCTGCGCCCCGATTTTGAAGAGATCCTGGCCGCCTGCCACGGTAAAGGGATCATGACCTGCATCTCCACCAACGGCACCCTGCTCGACCCTGCACGGGTAGCCCGGCTGGCCGCGAGCCGGCTGGTGGCCATCCAGGTCAGCCTGGACGGGGCGAGCCGGGAGACCTGCGACGCCATCCGCGGCCAGGGGGTTTTCGACCGGGCCATCAAGGCCGTCGAGCTGTTGGCCGCCAGTTCCATCCCGACCAGTATCAATACGGTATTGACCGCCCAGAATGCCGGCGAAATCCCGGCGCTGCACGAACTGGCCCGTTCTCTCGGGGTATCGCTGCGGGTCAGCCGCTTCCGTCCGTCCGGGCGCGGGGCGGACAACTGGGAAGATCTCCGGCCGACCCCGGCCCAGCTCCTGGCCTTCTCGGCCTGGCTGGCCGACAGCGGCGACGTGCGTACCGGCGACAGCTTCTTCTCGCTGACGACCCAGGAGCGCCAGGGCCTTGGGCTCAATCTTTGCGGCGCGGCCAAGCTCACCTGCTGCGTGGGCCCCACCGGCAACATGTATCCCTGCGCCTTTCTCCAGACCGACCGGTTCAAGGCAGGGTCGTTGCGCGACAACTCCTTCCAGGAGATCTGGGACGATTCGGAGATTTACGCCTCCTTCCGCAGTTTGAGAATCCACTCCTGCGAGGAGTGCCGGCGCTTCGACCAGTGCCACGGCGGCTGTCCGGCCGTCGCCTGGCACCTGAAGAACGATATCAACGGCGGCGACCCCGAGTGTCTGGAGCGCTGCGTGACCAGCATTGCCGACACCTCGCGGACGCAAGCGGCATAG
- a CDS encoding mycofactocin system FadH/OYE family oxidoreductase 2, with amino-acid sequence MMFQYLFSPLKIGTVEVKNRISFQPHLTNLAVDNLPSERQMYYWGERAKGGAGLIITEEMSVHPTDMAYDKLIDVYHSEVIPGFKKITDYVHQFDSKIFAQLNHNGQQCDGSNSRLPVWAPSPMPDVLFRETPKEMEPEDIEEVARYFAKSAIHVREGGFDGIELQFGHSSLARQFLSPLTNFRSDEYGGSLENRMRAPLKFISAVRKAAGKDFTVGIRMCADEMIPGGLDLGQVQEICARFEASGLIDFMDLSIATFYNLYLVEGSMHTPLGYTIPLAAGIREKIKLPVFCTGRINDPVMAEKVLANGQADMIGMCRGLICDPFMPKKAFEGRLDDIRYCVADNQGCIGRIGMNKTLGCIQNPAIGREKEWGEGTLEKAAVKKKVTIVGGGPGGMWAAKMAGRRGHQVTLYDRNETLGGQVLTAMKGAGRDEFGVIIRNEKGQVEKTGANVKLGVEVTTEQVLAEKPDVVIIATGSVPKEHPVGGADGPAVWNVWQVLNGEAQLGEKVCLIDYDGHHRATATAEYLANLGKTVHIITSSLFIGAELGPTQDLYLTRQRLLQKGATFTPDIAVMEVAGEAGAKTVKGFNVYSNVWDEWGPFDTIVLAMGQRVEDALYMSLKGKVKELYRIGDSVAPRKVDMAIWEGHRIGREI; translated from the coding sequence ATGATGTTCCAATACCTGTTTTCGCCCCTCAAGATCGGCACGGTCGAGGTGAAGAACCGCATATCCTTCCAGCCGCACCTGACCAATCTGGCGGTGGACAATCTTCCCAGCGAACGCCAGATGTACTACTGGGGCGAGCGGGCCAAAGGGGGCGCCGGCCTCATCATCACCGAAGAGATGAGTGTGCACCCCACGGACATGGCTTACGACAAGCTGATCGACGTCTATCATTCCGAGGTTATCCCCGGCTTCAAGAAGATCACCGATTACGTCCATCAGTTCGACTCCAAAATCTTCGCCCAGCTCAACCACAACGGCCAGCAGTGCGACGGCAGCAACTCCAGACTGCCGGTCTGGGCTCCCTCGCCGATGCCCGACGTCCTTTTCCGCGAAACCCCCAAGGAGATGGAACCCGAGGACATCGAAGAGGTGGCCCGCTACTTCGCCAAGAGCGCCATTCACGTGCGGGAGGGGGGCTTCGACGGCATCGAGCTGCAGTTCGGCCACTCCAGCCTCGCCCGGCAGTTCCTCTCCCCCCTGACCAACTTCCGCTCGGACGAGTACGGCGGCAGCCTGGAAAACCGGATGCGGGCGCCCCTGAAGTTTATCTCCGCGGTGCGCAAGGCGGCGGGCAAAGACTTTACGGTCGGCATCCGGATGTGCGCCGACGAGATGATCCCGGGCGGGCTCGACCTGGGCCAGGTCCAGGAGATCTGCGCCCGCTTCGAGGCGAGCGGCCTCATCGACTTCATGGATCTCTCCATCGCCACCTTCTACAACCTCTACCTGGTCGAAGGCTCCATGCATACCCCGCTCGGCTATACCATTCCGCTGGCGGCCGGCATCCGGGAGAAGATCAAGCTGCCCGTCTTCTGCACCGGCCGGATCAACGACCCGGTCATGGCCGAGAAAGTCCTCGCCAATGGCCAGGCCGACATGATCGGCATGTGCCGCGGCCTGATCTGCGACCCCTTCATGCCGAAGAAGGCGTTCGAGGGGCGGCTGGACGACATCCGCTACTGTGTGGCTGACAACCAGGGGTGCATCGGCCGCATCGGGATGAACAAGACCCTCGGCTGCATCCAGAATCCGGCCATCGGGCGGGAGAAGGAGTGGGGTGAAGGGACCCTCGAAAAGGCGGCGGTAAAGAAGAAGGTGACGATCGTCGGCGGCGGCCCGGGCGGCATGTGGGCGGCGAAGATGGCCGGCCGCCGCGGCCACCAGGTGACCCTCTACGACCGCAACGAAACCCTCGGCGGCCAGGTGCTGACCGCCATGAAAGGGGCGGGGCGGGACGAATTCGGTGTCATCATCCGCAACGAGAAGGGGCAGGTGGAAAAGACCGGCGCTAACGTCAAGCTGGGTGTCGAAGTGACCACCGAACAGGTGCTGGCGGAAAAGCCGGACGTGGTGATCATCGCTACCGGCAGCGTCCCCAAGGAGCATCCGGTCGGCGGGGCCGACGGCCCGGCGGTCTGGAATGTCTGGCAGGTGCTGAACGGCGAGGCGCAGTTGGGGGAAAAGGTCTGCCTGATCGACTATGACGGCCACCACCGGGCCACCGCCACGGCCGAGTACCTGGCCAACCTGGGGAAAACGGTGCACATCATCACCTCCAGCCTCTTCATCGGCGCCGAACTGGGGCCGACCCAGGACCTCTACCTGACCAGGCAGCGGCTCCTGCAGAAGGGGGCCACTTTCACCCCGGATATCGCCGTGATGGAAGTTGCGGGCGAAGCCGGCGCCAAAACTGTCAAGGGGTTCAACGTCTATTCGAACGTCTGGGATGAGTGGGGGCCGTTCGACACCATCGTGCTTGCCATGGGGCAGCGCGTGGAGGACGCCCTCTACATGAGCCTGAAGGGGAAGGTGAAGGAGCTCTACCGGATCGGCGACAGCGTCGCCCCGCGCAAGGTCGACATGGCCATCTGGGAAGGGCACCGGATCGGGAGGGAGATCTGA
- a CDS encoding electron transfer flavoprotein subunit alpha/FixB family protein produces the protein MAGKILVFVDLPDGELDETGRGLLSYGSRLAGILGSPWEVVTPIVCSGEQMAGFGAYGVPAITRVDGGSLLDTPALLGQTLAALAAANGATLFVLPHNALGATLAPVIAATLDAAILTEIVTASHDADGLRIARQALGGRVAETKVWDGSRPLVVTVPTRCLSQVLMPTVRPSTPAVETWRPAAMPAEAAARVTGRIPPDPQTVDLTEAEVIFSAGKGCDAVTFDMLKELCRLLNVSFGVTRPVYDLGWTGFERMVGQTGRTVTPRFYLALGISGSMHHVGGIKDSRRIVAVNNDAKAPIFPNADEGFVADLKEVLPHLLARAKSAIGGAP, from the coding sequence ATGGCCGGCAAAATCCTCGTTTTTGTCGACCTGCCCGACGGCGAGCTCGACGAGACCGGGCGGGGTCTGCTCTCCTACGGGTCGCGCCTGGCCGGCATTCTCGGCTCCCCCTGGGAAGTCGTCACCCCCATCGTTTGCAGCGGCGAACAGATGGCCGGGTTCGGAGCCTACGGCGTGCCGGCGATCACCCGCGTCGACGGCGGCAGTCTCCTCGATACCCCGGCGCTTCTCGGCCAAACCCTGGCCGCCCTGGCGGCGGCGAATGGGGCGACTCTCTTTGTTCTGCCCCACAATGCCCTGGGCGCGACCCTGGCTCCGGTGATTGCCGCGACCCTCGATGCCGCCATTCTCACCGAAATAGTCACCGCCAGCCACGATGCCGACGGCCTGCGGATTGCCCGGCAGGCCCTGGGCGGACGGGTAGCGGAGACGAAGGTGTGGGACGGCTCCCGTCCCCTCGTCGTCACCGTTCCGACCCGTTGCCTGAGCCAGGTGCTCATGCCGACCGTCCGCCCCAGCACGCCGGCGGTGGAAACCTGGCGTCCCGCCGCCATGCCGGCCGAGGCTGCGGCGCGGGTTACCGGCCGCATTCCGCCCGATCCCCAGACCGTCGACCTCACCGAGGCGGAAGTCATCTTCAGCGCCGGCAAGGGGTGCGACGCGGTGACCTTCGACATGCTCAAGGAACTTTGCCGACTGCTCAACGTCTCCTTCGGCGTCACCCGGCCCGTGTACGACCTGGGGTGGACCGGCTTCGAGCGGATGGTCGGACAGACCGGCCGTACCGTCACCCCCCGGTTTTACCTGGCCCTCGGCATCTCCGGTTCCATGCACCATGTGGGGGGGATCAAGGACTCCCGGCGGATCGTGGCGGTCAACAACGATGCCAAGGCCCCCATCTTTCCCAACGCCGACGAGGGGTTCGTCGCCGACCTGAAGGAGGTGCTGCCGCACCTGCTGGCGCGGGCAAAGTCGGCCATCGGAGGTGCGCCATGA
- a CDS encoding FAD-dependent oxidoreductase, translating to MSKSYQAIVVGAGPAGSSAALTMARAGLEVALVERGTFPGEKNMFGGVLHRLPALEEVFPDFWDRAPLERHIVKKGVTFMTGDSSFSTLIEAGNFDRTPYNGYTVFRPRFDRWLADEAVKAGATLITSATVEDVVTRGGRVAGVSILDRGELAAPVVVAADGVLSFTALKAGLRRPTFDPAQMAVGIKALIDMPREVIDDRFGLVRDQGYAGEFVGCTGGVRGGGFLYTNYDSLSIGLVFHLASLRVSGKTPYDLLNEFLEQPQVAKLVRGGRLQEYSAHLIPEGGFDMIPELVGDGILVTGDAAALCNATGVNLEGINLATQSGVLAGQAVIAAQQAGDFSRKGLEEYRRLMNDSYVIKDLKLYRKAPHMLHNDRIYNEYPELITSVMEQIYSIDGAPKESLSKLFLKTAREKVGLANILSDAFGAWRAV from the coding sequence ATGAGCAAGTCGTATCAGGCAATCGTCGTCGGGGCCGGGCCGGCCGGATCCTCCGCAGCCCTGACCATGGCCAGGGCCGGGCTGGAGGTGGCGCTGGTCGAGCGGGGCACCTTCCCCGGCGAAAAGAACATGTTCGGCGGAGTCCTGCACCGGCTCCCCGCCCTGGAGGAGGTCTTCCCCGACTTTTGGGATCGGGCGCCGCTGGAGCGGCACATCGTCAAGAAGGGCGTCACCTTCATGACCGGCGACTCCAGCTTCAGCACGCTGATCGAAGCGGGGAACTTCGACCGCACTCCCTACAACGGCTACACCGTTTTCCGGCCGCGTTTCGACCGCTGGCTCGCCGATGAGGCGGTCAAGGCCGGCGCCACCCTCATCACCAGCGCCACGGTGGAAGATGTGGTCACCCGGGGCGGCCGGGTCGCCGGTGTCAGCATCCTCGACCGGGGAGAGTTGGCCGCTCCGGTGGTGGTCGCCGCCGACGGCGTCCTCTCCTTCACCGCCCTCAAGGCGGGGCTGCGGCGGCCGACCTTCGACCCGGCGCAGATGGCGGTCGGCATCAAGGCGCTGATCGACATGCCGCGGGAAGTGATCGACGACCGCTTCGGTCTGGTCCGCGATCAGGGTTACGCCGGCGAGTTCGTCGGCTGCACCGGCGGCGTTCGGGGGGGCGGCTTCCTCTACACCAACTACGACTCCCTCTCCATTGGCCTGGTCTTCCACCTGGCCAGCCTGCGGGTAAGCGGCAAGACCCCCTACGACCTGCTCAACGAATTTCTCGAGCAGCCCCAGGTCGCCAAGCTGGTTCGCGGCGGGCGGCTTCAGGAGTATTCGGCCCACCTGATTCCCGAGGGAGGATTTGACATGATCCCCGAGCTGGTCGGCGACGGTATTCTCGTCACCGGCGATGCCGCCGCCCTCTGCAATGCCACCGGGGTCAATCTGGAGGGGATCAACCTGGCGACCCAGTCGGGTGTCCTGGCCGGCCAGGCGGTAATCGCCGCCCAACAGGCGGGGGACTTCAGCCGCAAGGGGCTGGAGGAGTACCGGCGGTTGATGAACGACAGCTATGTGATCAAGGACCTCAAGCTGTACCGCAAGGCGCCGCACATGCTGCACAACGACCGCATCTACAACGAGTATCCGGAGCTCATAACGAGCGTCATGGAACAGATCTACAGCATAGACGGAGCTCCCAAGGAGAGCTTGTCCAAGCTGTTCCTGAAGACGGCCCGGGAGAAGGTGGGCCTGGCGAACATCCTGTCCGACGCCTTCGGCGCCTGGAGAGCTGTATGA
- a CDS encoding 4Fe-4S dicluster domain-containing protein, with protein MNIDEIFDFTSFSIDREPHIVLDTQVCVGCDNRGCVNSCPARCYTWSEAEQKMTFVYDGCLECGTCYVVCHRKAFTRWRYPRGGFGVAYRMT; from the coding sequence ATGAACATCGACGAGATCTTCGACTTCACCAGCTTCAGCATCGACCGTGAACCGCACATCGTCCTCGACACCCAGGTCTGCGTCGGCTGCGACAACCGCGGCTGCGTCAACTCCTGTCCGGCCCGCTGCTACACCTGGAGCGAGGCGGAGCAGAAGATGACCTTCGTCTACGACGGCTGCCTCGAATGCGGCACCTGCTATGTCGTCTGCCACCGCAAGGCCTTCACCCGCTGGCGCTATCCGCGGGGGGGCTTCGGGGTGGCGTATAGGATGACCTGA
- a CDS encoding electron transfer flavoprotein subunit beta, which translates to MPNNNLDILVLLRETADPRPPAGILTRGAGISERGLRRLPNPADLAALEEALCLKDTLGARVTVVAVGPARLDDTLRLAFAMGVDRGIRFWDHGLDGGDALVDARILARIMTILSPTLVFTGNRLTDRGDDPAPALAAAVLGMPCIAATVSLTLKQAGVEALRKADRGARQSVAAPFPCTVLFEEEKVPRYPSIEAVIKSLLAPVEEWVLADLGLPFWEVGATGASLTTAEFGLPRPDPVRVVTPDPQLPAFERILSLLSGGIKAREGRMHSLSAEETAAGLWKIFCEEGLAPGGTS; encoded by the coding sequence ATGCCCAACAATAACCTCGATATCCTCGTCCTCCTCCGTGAGACCGCCGATCCCCGTCCCCCCGCCGGCATCCTCACGCGGGGCGCCGGCATCAGCGAGCGGGGGCTGCGGCGTCTGCCGAATCCGGCGGACCTGGCGGCCCTGGAGGAGGCCCTCTGTCTCAAGGACACGCTCGGTGCCCGGGTGACGGTGGTTGCCGTCGGTCCCGCCCGGCTCGACGACACCCTGCGGCTCGCTTTCGCCATGGGGGTGGACCGGGGGATCCGGTTCTGGGACCACGGCCTGGATGGGGGCGATGCCCTGGTCGATGCGCGCATCCTCGCCCGGATCATGACCATTCTCTCTCCTACCCTTGTCTTCACCGGCAACCGGCTGACGGACCGGGGAGACGACCCGGCGCCGGCCCTGGCCGCTGCGGTGCTGGGCATGCCGTGCATCGCCGCCACCGTCTCGCTCACGCTCAAGCAGGCAGGTGTCGAAGCGCTGCGCAAGGCGGACCGGGGCGCCCGGCAGTCGGTTGCGGCGCCGTTCCCCTGCACGGTCCTCTTCGAGGAGGAGAAAGTGCCACGATACCCCTCCATCGAGGCGGTCATCAAATCCCTGCTGGCGCCCGTCGAGGAATGGGTGCTGGCGGACCTGGGTCTCCCCTTCTGGGAGGTGGGCGCCACGGGTGCCAGTCTCACGACGGCGGAGTTCGGTCTTCCCCGCCCCGACCCGGTCCGGGTCGTGACTCCGGATCCGCAGCTACCCGCCTTCGAGCGGATACTCTCCCTGCTCTCCGGCGGGATCAAGGCCCGCGAGGGGAGGATGCACTCTCTCTCGGCCGAGGAGACGGCCGCGGGGCTCTGGAAGATTTTCTGCGAGGAGGGTCTGGCCCCGGGAGGAACCTCATGA
- the mftF gene encoding mycofactocin biosynthesis glycosyltransferase MftF (Members of this protein family, MftF, are glycosyltransferases, members of PF00535 (glycosyl transferase family 2). The encoding gene is found as part of the mycofactocin cassette, in Mycobacterium tuberculosis, many other Actinobacteria, and occasional members of other lineages. Mycofactocin itself, a putative redox carrier, is a heavily modified derivative of the C-terminal Val-Tyr dipeptide of the mycofactocin precursor MftA (TIGR03969).): MTYRLAEHVELVEREGASYLVAKTPLCALRLNGSLAELVRRGLAGPLTPASAAETKVLEQLVAKGFVERIRSLAEQPAALPTVSVVIPVKDRAEELARCLASLARLDYPQEKLQVIVVDDGSRDESALVARQAGALVIPSGGTGRGPAAARNVGASVATGEVLAFIDSDCSASAGWLAELIPAFADPLMVAVGGRVDGMCTASAVDRYEAVMSSLTLGSRERTGSGGNDTFYLPSCNLLVRRPAFLAARGFDDSMHVGEDVDLTWRLRDAGWTIAYLPVGGVLHEHRSTVRSFMSRRFDYGTSEGQLQVLHPQRRKRLVIPPLLALVLALCLLAPLAAWWPLLPAAGLLAADAVVVRLRIARRGLPIGLPALLAGRLRALGSLVYYLCYHLVRYYAAVLIAIALALPPFWAVFVGALGVAAGVDYAVKKPRLSFVRFAGIYLLEQVAYGAGVFWGCLRRKTFASYRVLILRQAELSV, translated from the coding sequence ATGACCTACCGTCTGGCAGAGCACGTGGAACTGGTGGAGCGGGAGGGGGCAAGCTACCTGGTGGCCAAGACCCCTCTCTGCGCTCTGCGCCTGAACGGTTCGCTGGCGGAGCTCGTCAGGCGCGGGCTGGCCGGGCCGCTGACGCCCGCCTCCGCCGCTGAAACCAAGGTCCTCGAGCAGTTGGTCGCCAAAGGGTTCGTGGAACGGATCCGCAGCCTGGCCGAACAGCCGGCGGCACTTCCCACCGTCAGTGTCGTCATCCCGGTCAAGGACCGGGCGGAGGAGCTCGCCCGCTGCCTCGCTTCCCTCGCCCGGCTCGACTATCCGCAGGAGAAGCTCCAGGTCATCGTCGTCGACGACGGCAGCCGCGACGAATCGGCGCTGGTGGCCCGCCAGGCCGGCGCGCTCGTCATCCCCTCGGGGGGGACGGGGCGAGGGCCGGCGGCGGCGCGCAACGTCGGCGCATCCGTCGCGACCGGGGAGGTCCTCGCCTTCATCGATTCCGACTGCAGCGCCTCGGCGGGGTGGCTCGCCGAGTTGATCCCCGCCTTTGCCGATCCGCTCATGGTGGCCGTCGGCGGGCGGGTGGACGGCATGTGTACCGCTTCCGCCGTCGACCGCTACGAGGCGGTCATGTCGAGCCTCACCCTCGGTTCGCGGGAGCGTACGGGCAGCGGCGGAAACGACACCTTCTACCTGCCCAGCTGCAACCTGCTGGTGCGGCGGCCAGCCTTTCTGGCGGCCCGCGGCTTCGACGACAGCATGCACGTGGGGGAGGATGTCGACCTGACCTGGCGCCTGCGGGACGCCGGCTGGACCATCGCCTATCTGCCGGTGGGAGGGGTTCTGCACGAGCACCGCAGCACAGTCCGCTCCTTCATGTCCCGCCGTTTCGACTACGGCACCTCCGAGGGGCAGCTTCAGGTCCTGCATCCCCAGCGCCGCAAGCGGCTGGTCATCCCCCCCTTGCTGGCCCTCGTGCTGGCTCTTTGTCTTCTGGCTCCGTTGGCGGCGTGGTGGCCGCTGCTGCCGGCCGCAGGACTGCTCGCAGCCGACGCGGTAGTGGTCCGGCTGCGGATTGCCCGCCGGGGACTCCCCATCGGCCTGCCGGCCTTGCTCGCCGGGCGCCTGCGGGCCCTAGGCAGCCTGGTCTACTATCTCTGCTACCACTTGGTGCGCTACTACGCCGCCGTACTCATCGCCATCGCGCTGGCCCTTCCCCCGTTCTGGGCGGTGTTCGTCGGTGCTCTGGGGGTTGCCGCCGGCGTCGATTATGCGGTGAAAAAGCCGCGTCTCTCCTTCGTCCGTTTCGCCGGCATCTATCTGCTGGAGCAGGTTGCCTACGGAGCCGGCGTCTTCTGGGGGTGCCTGCGGCGGAAAACCTTTGCCTCCTACCGGGTGCTCATCCTCCGGCAGGCGGAGCTTTCGGTTTAA